The Natronoarchaeum philippinense genome includes the window GGTCCGTTTCCCGCAGAACTGCCGGCGACCGCTCGACGCGGGGTGGTTGGCGTCGACGCCGTGCTCGCTGCTCAGTCCTGCCCGAGGATTCCCCGATGGGTCATCGTCTCGGGGTCGAGCACCTCGTCGGCTTCCTCCTCGTCGAGGTAGCCTTCGTCGACGACGACCTCGCGGACGGTCTTGTCCTCGGCGAGTGCTTTCTTGGCGACCTTGCTTGCCTTGTCGTAGCCGATCGCGGGGTTGAGCGCCGTCGCCAGCGCCATGCTCTGTTCGACCTGCTCCTCGCAGATGTCCTCGTTTGCCTCCAGCGGCGCGACGAACTTCTCGCCGAACGTCTCGCTGGCGTTCGCGAGCATATCGGCCGACTGCAGGAAGTTGTACGCCAGCACCGGTTTGTAGAGATTGAGGTCGATCTGGCCCTCGGCGGCGCCCGCCGAGACCGCGGCGTCGTTGCCGACGACCTGCTTGTGGACCTGATTGACCGCCTCGGCGACGACGGGGTTGATCTTGCCGGGCATGATCGAGGAGCCGGGCTGGTTCTCGGGCTGTTCGATCTCTCCGAGTCCGTTGCGCGGGCCCGACGCGAGCAGGCGTAGGTCATTAGCGATCTTATTGAGCGAGCCGGCGACGACCCGGAGCGCGCCGTGGGCCTCGCTCATGGCGTCGTGGGCGGCTTGGGCCTCGAAGTGATCGTCGGCCTCGCGGAATTCGAGACCGGTCTCCTCGCTGATGTACTCGGCGGCGCGCTCGGGGAACTCCTCGTGTGTGTTCAGCCCTGTACCGACCGCGGTGCCGCCGAGCGCGAGTTCGGCGAGGTGGTCGGTGACCGATTCGACGCGCTCGACGCCCTTCTCGACTTGCGTGCGATAGCCGCCGAACTCCTGACCGAGCCGGACCGGCGTGGCGTCCTGCAGGTGCGTGCGGCCGGTCTTGACGACGCCGTCGAACTCGTCTTCTTTCTCGCCGAGCGCGTCGGCGAGCGTCTCCAGAGCGGGCAACAGATCCTTCTTGACGGCTTCGAGCGCGGCGACATGCATCGCGGTCGGGATCACGTCGTTGCTCGACTGGCCGAAGTTGACGTGGTCGTTGGGATGGACCTCGCGGGTTCCGATCTCGCCGCCGTAGATCTCGGTCGCCCGGTTGCCGATCACCTCGTTGGCGTTCATGTTCGTGGAGGTGCCGCTGCCGGTCTGGAACACGTCGACCGGGAACTGGTCGTCGTGCTCGCCGGCGACGACTTCGTCGGCCGCCGCGACGATGGCGTCGGCCTTGTCCTCGGGGATCAGTTCGAGGTCGCGGTTGGCCTGCGCGGCGGACTTCTTGACGACGCCTAGCGCGCGGACGAACCGCCGGCCGAACGTCAACCCGCTGATCGGGAAGTTCTCGACGGCCCGCTGGGTCTGTGCCCCCCAGTAGGCGTCGGCCGGAACCTGCATCTCGCCGAGGCTGTCGCGCTCCGTACGGTAGTCCTCCGTCATACCTTGAGAGACGGAGGCAATGCGAGTAAAAGCCACCGGAACGCGACCATCACGTGTCTCGACGGGCGGACGCATCTCAAATGTATCGCGTGTGTGCCTACCAGCCGCCCGTGGCGAGTAG containing:
- a CDS encoding class II fumarate hydratase, coding for MTEDYRTERDSLGEMQVPADAYWGAQTQRAVENFPISGLTFGRRFVRALGVVKKSAAQANRDLELIPEDKADAIVAAADEVVAGEHDDQFPVDVFQTGSGTSTNMNANEVIGNRATEIYGGEIGTREVHPNDHVNFGQSSNDVIPTAMHVAALEAVKKDLLPALETLADALGEKEDEFDGVVKTGRTHLQDATPVRLGQEFGGYRTQVEKGVERVESVTDHLAELALGGTAVGTGLNTHEEFPERAAEYISEETGLEFREADDHFEAQAAHDAMSEAHGALRVVAGSLNKIANDLRLLASGPRNGLGEIEQPENQPGSSIMPGKINPVVAEAVNQVHKQVVGNDAAVSAGAAEGQIDLNLYKPVLAYNFLQSADMLANASETFGEKFVAPLEANEDICEEQVEQSMALATALNPAIGYDKASKVAKKALAEDKTVREVVVDEGYLDEEEADEVLDPETMTHRGILGQD